ggccgggcgaggtttCACCCTCCGTCCCTAGCATccccaagcaaaaaaatgaacgttGGGAAATTCAAGCCCATATCTTTTGATCCCAAAGCAATGTTTCCTGTTTACATGACATTCAAATCCCGAGACCCTTGAATTAAACAGAATTCACTGGATATATCTACAGGGTCGTCCGGATACTTTGGAGCAAGAACAGCAAGCAAGAATGGCCGAATACGGGCACCAAACGAaagatcttggccaagttttatTGACCGGGTCGTCATGGCGAATCGCCTTTGAAGCCATGATTCTATTGGGCTATCTCCGTTTGAAGCTGTGCATGGTAGGACTCCACGCCTCCCATTGGATTTGCATCTTGGAACGATCCAGTCGTCTCCAAGGGGAACTGATGCTCGGGCCACTCGATTCGGGTTGGTGAGAGAAAAGATTCGAGAGAAGCTGCGGGTGTCCAGctctaaaattgaaaagggaTACAGCCACTCAAACCAAGCGAAGACTCCCGATATTGGTGTTGGAGATCATGTTTACATGAAACGACAAAACGTGTCAAAAGGTTAGGCTAAGAAGCTGACTGCTCTTTGGATTGGTCCGTTCCTGGTGGTTGAGAAAGTGTTGCAAGTGAATGTCAAGATTAAAGGAGACAGGAAAGTAGAGAAGATCAGCAATTGAGACAAACATCAAAGCCTGCTGTGTATGACGTGTTCACCACGCAAGTGCGGGAAGTTTTGAATCATAAAGAATTCCGTTTGATCAAGAAGAGAAAGATTCGCgttggaagcaaaaaatgatcCACAATTCATGTGAACGCACATGGAGGGAATAACTTGACGAGATCCTGGAATGAAAAATTTCTAACTAATCATGGTGTGACGTTTTCGTCAGAAACATGGCTCACAAAGGCAATGTTTAAAACTGCTATGCCTGACAAACTGTCATTTATACAACATTCGATATGCTCTGGAGGACGAGGCTGAGGGAGGCATGGATACTTACGTCACCAACTCCCTAGAACCAGAGCTGTTATACAAATCTGATACGATTATCGCTGTCAATGTTagaggaacaaaaaataaCGGGATGTTACTTCAAGCCTTCTGTAGACCTCGATGACATTACCAATGAGCTGTCGCTTCTCTTAGAGAAGATACCAGAACAATCTCGCATACTAATACTTGGACAAGACTTGAATCTTGAACCTGGAACCGAAGAATTTGACGAAATTCTaagctttttgaacaattcaacATGGCTCTAGTATTAAACCCAAACATTCCTACGTATAATCATTCTATGGGCTCCTACTCTCTTGATCACATATTCCCGTCTAAAGACGTGGATATCGAGGACACTCGAGTCCATGATTTGGCAGTATCGGACCATAAACCTATTAGCGTGGTTATTCGAGTACGTGTCCCCTGCAAATTGATATCTAGTCGCTGTACCTTCAATAAGCCTAAGCTAGACCCAGAGCGGTTGTCGGCTGATCCAGAACGGCTCAGTGACTCGAATATAACACGGgagatgctctcaaaaatgttcttgccAAGAGCAATGACGAAGGGggtgaagaagaaaggaaagaaaccATGGTTTAGTCCCTTGCTTCGTGAGCTCCACCGTCATGCCATCAGGCTGCTAAGGTCAATCAAGAACGGACAGCCGAACCATAAACCATATTCAATTGCAAGATCTCCGTATTATAAGGCCTTGCGTCAAGCTGaatgaaaagccaaaattgCAGAGGTGGAAAACTTTAAAGCTGAGACCAAAAACGGAGATATGGATCAACTTTACAAAAACGCTCGGAAGTCGCTCCAgagtaactataggccgatttctctcacttcggatattgcgaaggtgtttgagaagattaggaaattcaaacttatagcatttcttgaagtcaatgaagccCTTCCTTCTCGCCAGCtcgggttccgagcacattttagcacggttgcCCAAATGTCAACGTACAACTTTTGTGACCTTAGGTCCTTCGGAGAGTGTCCATGAAGACGACAAAGTAAAAGTGCTCGAGGTGTTGAAGATGCGGAACCTTGATCGTCAATTCCAAACAGATAACTTCAGTATTAAGACTCGGAAAGCAAAGAGAGGGTCAAGAGTTGCGACCTATCTTGGTTGACCTGGCCACCACTTGAGGAAGAGAAACTGCGCTCAACAAGGTGGGAGTCCTGAAGTtgaagaaattcaatgaaTAGGGTAGAACGAGGTTTCGTGTTGAGCCGGCCCTCACCAAAGAGCAGAGCACACTTCGAAAACATGTGGAAAGaggggtaaacgttattctccaccgattagttggcggtgctactttttttaatcttaaccagacctaatcaaacctaaccaaacctaacctaacccaacctaccctaacacgatattgataacccttaaagtctctatctaaacattttaacaatttgtcacaaatttaaaagtgaggaccgccaactaatcggtggagaataacatTTATCGGAAAGAGGCTGAAATGAGAAACAAACTGTTTGCAGCTAAGGCTGTGGAAAGCAAGGAGCGCTGGGTTGTACTTGGGCGAAATGACATTCCATTGctaatcaagatagacaaaaAGCAATAACGTTTTCATCTACAtcctgttccgtccacaatcgcgtacatcatcctaatatgatacggataaatgatgtacaggatgaatgattgttcccggaacgggttttatcaaaatgttgagATAATGtttgttattatcttgggaaaatcacaaagttgttgaattgcccattgtgtagtccgtttgtcggtcagatgtcgaccaaatgccagcctaataCTCGTAGTGACGTTGTGATCCATCATaaccagctcctccagcccttgatcatagatgtaaaATGTCACTGGAACCtgttgtatcaaagagctttgtgattcagtgtgaatcaatctctacatcgttcctatcaccaaggaaaagctccagagcccgaggggctggtcagcccagctacaaccatgggtgaggaatgtcggttacatgttggaagggaggagaaacaggaaatcctcggtcatcaaaaacgatattctcgtgatcattttgagaaggcggaagaggatctgaataagcaatctcatcctcaaggatcgatattaccaaaatgtcggccccctgacggcatatgacgaccaatccttcctgaatgtcccgttgggacgtagttccggcccaatgtcaaccctttaCCGTCTAGACGCGGTAgtggtcagatgtggcccacatgccacaccttacagaagaggcgGAGGTAATCCATTGCCGGCAATCTGAtgaaccccttgatggccaatgtgactggcctgacgaaaggaggtcaaccctggacattgaagaaaccgtcgccgtccaccaagggccctgggacaatccgtttagcctccatgaggaagagNNNNNNNNNNNNNNNNNNNNNNNNNNNNNNNNNNNNNNNNNNNNNNNNNNNNNNNNNNNNNNNNNNNNNNNNNNNNNNNNNNNNNNNNNNNNNNNNNNNNNNNNNNNNNNNNNNNNNNNNNNNNNNNNNNNNNNNNNNNNNNNNNNNNNNNNNNNNNNNNNNNNNNNNNNNNNNNNNNNNNNNNNNNNNNNNNNNNNNNNNNNNNNNNNNNNNNNNNNNNNNNNNNNNNNNNNNNNNNNNNNNNNNNNNNNNNNNNNNNNNNNNNNNNNNNNNNNNNNNNNNNNNNNNNNNNNNNNNNNNNNNNNNNNNNNNNNNNNNNNNNNNNNNNNNNNNNNNNNNNNNNNNNNNNNNNNNNNNNNNNNNNNNNNNNNNNNNNNNNNNNNNNNNNNNNNNNNNNNNNNNNNNNNNNNNNNNNNNNNNNNNNNNNNNNNNNNNNNNNNNNNNNNNNNNNNNNNNNNNNNNNNNNNNNNNNNNNNNNNNNNNNNNNNNNNNNNNNNNNNNNNNNNNNNNNNNNNNNNNNNNNNNNNNNNNNNNNNNNNNNNNNNNNNNNNNNNNNNNNNNNNNNNNNNNNNNNNNNNNNNNNNNNNNNNNNNNNNNNNNNNNNNNNNNNNNNNNNNNNNNNNNNNNNNNNNNNNNNNNNNNNNNNNNNNNNNNNNNNNNNNNNNNNNNNNNNNNNNNNNNNNNNNNNNNNNNNNNNNNNNNNNNNNNNNNNNNNNNNNNNNNNNNNNNNNNNNNNNNNNNNNNNNNNNNNNNNNNNNNNNNNNNNNNNNNNNNNNNNNNNNNNNNNNNNNNNNNNNNNNNNNNNNNNNNNNNNNNNNNNNNNNNNNNNNNNNNNNNNNNNNNNNNNNNNNNNNNNNNNNNNNNNNNNNNNNNNNNNNNNNNNNNNNNNNNNNNNNNNNNNNNNNNNNNNNNNNNNNNNNNNNNNNNNNNNNNNNNNNNNNNNNNNNNNNNNNNNNNNNNNNNNNNNNNNNNNNNNNNNNNNNNNNNNNNNNNNNNNNNNNNNNNNNNNNNNNNNNNNNNNNNNNNNNNNNNNNNNNNNNNNNNNNNNNNNNNNNNNNNNNNNNNNNNNNNNNNNNNNNNNNNNNNNNNNNNNNNNNNNNNNNNNNNNNNNNNNNNNNNNNNNNNNagtgcttgggtcaagagttccatgtttccgttcaccacgggaattcaataagtcaggacctttcacccctggctggtggacggaacacatCCCATTTATCATTGAACTCCTTTCTAAAACACACACTTGCTTCAGATTTGCATCCatcagaacaaagaaaaaggatgATCACATCAACTTCAAGTTCAGTCAAAATAAGCGGTAAAAAGGAAAGATCTCATTAAACAAAACAACTACAGCTTGAATATCTATTGAAATACCTTTCTTTCTATCAATTGATCCGTAATCTATTTCTTACACTCATTTTTCTATCTTTCCATAATATCTTCCTTAATCTTTATTTCTATCTTACATAATCTGTTCCTTACTGCTGGGACCGACTGGGATCGACTTCAGCATCTACGCCTGTACAATGTGCAAAGGAGACACGAACTGTATGccatattacatacttttaaatgtatcaaTGAGCTGTCCCATAGCAGGGACATTAATTTGGTCCATAGAGACACTGAACGTGTAACCTTTAGCCAACCTCATTGGAACTATAACAAGAATGCGACtgctaaatcaatcatgcgccACTCATTACTTGAGAGATGCCCAAGACTCTACAACAAACTGCCCTCCTCCCTtcgggaatttcattccgttcagagCCATTCGGATATTTAGGCAAGCGCctaaacaaacttgcctgccaatgccagtgatgcaaaattagcGTTTCAAACAGGTTTTAACGAAGCCGACGTTTCCTGAAATAGCAatatgaaagaagggtcagcttctcgtaaacgtgtttgaagccccaaacttgcatcactgacactggtaccagcaaacaaacgaacctgccagagcttgcttaAACGTCCCAATATTGTTCCCAGCAACCCAAGAAAAGATTCTTTCGAGGTcatttgcaaggctagtggaatcttggccattcctaccagaaactagcTTTGTATCGTcggcataagaagagagactgtcagtaaaactaagcttttgaagcggggcaacgaatattacaaaaaggaggggcctaaagatggaaccctggggaactcctgacttgacatcgtgtatgtcactaagggatccctcaaccctaacaatttgcttcctatcttgaatgaagcttcttatccaattgagaaccttgccttggatccctatgtcatgaagtctattcaacaaaaggccatgatcttctttatcaaaggccttggcaaaatcaagatagacaacatctactgactcgtgcctttccagtccctcaatgacctgctttaaatgctcaatcaattgagtaaccgtgctaaaatgtgctcggaactactgatgggatcaaacaaatgatcacgggaggttgcgactagggctaccgatttacattttcagtgggaTATGGCATGATCAGTGGAATATCAGAAACcagttagttagtcacaaaaagtcaccctgatttttcgTCTAGcaaaccagggttacctttttggtcaaacctagcTTCTTTGGGTACTTTGGGAACGGCGGTGCTTTGAGTTTCCGAGCTctctggcaatcctgattttgaaaatttatttgatcccatcactactcgGAACCCTTGCTGgccaggaggaaggacttcattgacttcaagaaattcaacacgtttggacttcatgatcttctcaaacaccttcgcaatattcgaagtgagataAATCAGCCAACAAGTGTTTTTTTCCACAATcaacagaaaaaaactgaTGTGGATATATGCGCTGCCTATCAGACATGTAAATAAGAACCCTGTCATAAAAAAAAGTATCGAAACCACACGAAAAACTTTAACTTTGATGATATTTCTATTTGCcatgaaagaaaactggaTGGTATGAAAGAAATAAGACAGGTCCAGCATCATCTAGCAACACGGAAGGTTGATGGTGAAGAGGGGGAAGATCCCGAGGAAGGTCTTGGTGCACACACAAGTAGCATTGGGTTGAGCGATGCAAATGGGAGCGCACTTCAATCGGCACCAAACCCTGGGCAAGATCCTGAAAATGACAAACCCCGAAANGGAAGCGGCCTCGAGGTATTTATGAAGCATTTTGGGAAAGGTTGCGTTGAAGCCGGGAAATATTGGCCTCTGTGTTTGACGGAACTCGTGATAATTGTCACTCAACCTCCActcaacaaaattgttttcgaTTTTTACAGGgcgtcaaattttgaaggttCCTGAAAACATTTGAACACCTCTCAACTGAAAAAACCAGTTCGATTTGCCATGGAGTTCCAGTTTCGTTAGCAATTCTATTATCACTCTATGATAATCTATGCTATAAAGAAATGCcgtataggggatgtcaagtaaaggaaattcaaggaaaaatttcttttaatttcattaatcgagtgattttgagtgagctgtgttacaaaacccaaccaaatgaacatgtttggtgttaatcagtgaacgcactatcaaattagctcaataccacaatgctgattgcctagacaagtaggtgaaatggaaagaatgtcaaaattcaatgcatgcacagtgcggattggctgggcatgttgtctttgattttgctccatggaataacgtcagttgtccatgaacccGTTTACTTGACTGTCCTACATGAACGACCCGACCTTGCTTATTCTGAAATTGGCCGATTCTGAGCCATAATATAATATTGAACATATAATGTTTTTATAAATATATaacataataataattatgatatatataatatataaCATAAACATGTAATATTAAACTGACTCCGTGGCGCAACGGTAGCGCGTCTGACTCCAGATCAGAAGGCTGCGTGTTcaaatcacgtcggggtcaaTTGCGAAAGTACATTCTGCGTGCCATTTTGATCTTTGTACATTTATATTTCCTCCAAATATGGCaaaccaacgaatttgagcaACATAACGCAATATGACGATAGATTCGATGGATctccaatttttgaaagtgCTTAACTGTTCAGTAACACTCGGAGTGATGTTAGTGTATGTAGCCACTAGACGAGAAGAACATTATTCCGACAGAAAATGAGTGCTTTTTGCAGATTGAAGACCGTCTCCCAACAGGCTTTGtagttgaaaatatttttctttctcagtTTTTATCCGAGAGATGATCATTTAGACGAACAAACTCAATTCATAGGCTAGCAATAAAAATATTGGTTGGCCCAATGTTTTCAAGGGAAGTGGTGCTCCAAAAGACGACGAAGATTGCgcctttatttttctttgctttcgCGCATTGCCTGACCGCGGATGAGAAGGTTATTTATTGTTCGCGAAGGACGGCATTAAAAATTACTCAATTCTGCGTATCTTGGGCATAGTGAACCAAATTGAATACTCTCAGGATTCCGGGGTGATTGTTACATTATGCATCTGTCAAAGCAAGGAAACAATGAAATCTTTAAATCTTCAGTTTTGCTAATACCTGGAACTTCAACAAACTTTTGCATCTGACCAAACGAAATGACGTAATTCGTTCCCTTTTGTGACAAAGGAAGTGTAATTCACTTACATTTTAGAATCGTGTAATTGTAACCGTCCCAAAACTAAAAGCAATTACGCGTTCCtgtttcagcttccagaatggtcTTTCTTCGATAATCGAGGCCCgaggtttcgttattcatgaAAAGGACATTGCGTTGATGTATTTCAGAGTACAGGATTTGACATAAACTTGGGCAACTTTTTTAAGGAATTAATGGTTGAGAGTTCTAGTCACAAAATTAGATGAATTCATTTGCAATGTCCACGAGCTGGTCATAATGACACTTTGACTAGCTCATGTGGACTAAGTTGTGCCTAACATCCAaatttttattatttgaatctgaaggatttttttccaatctgacTGAGTGAATCCAAACTTTTCTGCCCTATGTAAATTCAAAtcgaaaacaaaagcaaagagcTTTGCCTAATCCaattctgagattttttgctgattttttttattgatccgattcaaatcaatgttaATACGCCCAATTGACCAAGTACTAGGGATCACATTACCTGTAGGGGTCAaaaattccatgaaaattccaatttgaaacCCACTACTATCTTAgtaaaagatatgtttcatttttaagaCACACATTCATTTAGCTTTAATGAAATGTGAGCAGTTTTTGCGACCTTAACAATATGATTTGGCACTTAATAAAAGCCAAAGGTTGTCAAGTACATGAAGGAGCACAAAAAACGTATCTTGcttttttagtacctcttctgtTTCAATAAGTAcctcagtgacctcccaaaatttgtgctgacatcatacaactactacttcaatgtctcaataggAGCGCAGTTTTTGCAACCTCATCTTCAATACAATTTACTTGGTTTTAAACTGCATGTCAAAGATTGGAGATGTCCCATAACCGATTTGGTCAAATTGGAGCTGGCCACTCTTTGACACTACTACAAAACCttaaaatatgattgaagttTGATATCTTTAGTTTAGCCCACTTTTCCACTTTCAGCCTATTTTTGGATCTTATCCATAACGCTAGATACAGTGTGATTATGACCAGCTGATGGACCATGCAGTTGAATTCATCTAATTTTGTGCCTAAAACTTGCAACCATTGATCCCTTAGAGAGCTGTCCATGTTTAACTCAAATTCTGTAAGTACTTTGAAATCTATTTATGAACGTAGTATGCCATTCATGAATAACGAAAACGTCGGGTCTCGAATACCGAAGAAAACGAGTTAGATCCAGAATAGCCTTTAACTTTTTGTTTGTATGGTGACAGTTGTGGACAGTAAAGGCTTAGCCCCTTGGCTCTGcagaaattgcaattttgtgCTATTGCCATCTGGCATATTTTGAACATTGACTTTCACAATTTTGTATCCATTTTGGGCTTGTATATTTTTTATAAGTAGCCTTATATTTAGTTTTTGTGGTTAAACCATTTCACCACACTCAAGAAGTCAAGTCAAGTACGTAGACTTGTTTGCCTATGCTACTCTTCAAATGCTTTTGGGGGGTTCTTTTCCGTTGAGTCAAGATCAAGCCCATGAGAGGAGGTTTTCATAAAAACAAATAATTTTCAGAATTTATCTTTATGTATTCATGGTCTTTCCTATTTTTTCCATCTCTATCTAGCTTTTCAAAGGCGGGCGCCAATTACCCCCAAAATCAAATGGGTAGCTACTCGTCTCATTACAACATGGACTTGCTTCGTTTGAGTCGACCCCGTCACCAACCCCCGTTTCCCAACACTCCCACCGAACCCTTGTTTCCCTTCCCGCCCCCTCAAGGACGGGTGTCTGGCGGCGGAGTCGGAGGCGGGGTCGGGTATTACCAGGCCAGACCGGACCCGTATTACGGAGGCATGAGCCGGGAGACGTATTCAGCCCTCTACCGTGATGATTACATGATGCATGCGGCTGCGGCTGCTGTGTATCGGGCGGAATTGGCGGCGGCGGCTGCGGCTCTGTCGCCGCACGCTCCTCCAAGAAGCTACATGAGctacttggccaagtttaatATTTTTCCGGGAATGGCAAGTGGTGGTCCAAGAGAAGAGAGCTTCCATGGAAGGTATGCATAATTCCTTGCTATTTATTTACCTTCCGCCCAATAGGGTGCGCTTGTTGTACTTGATGTGATGTAGCCTATAAATGTGATTTTTCCTCCAAATCGGGCGCTTCAAGTTAGAGCAACCCTCAAATTCCATTGTATGTTGTAATCGGCGTGCGAGAAATTTAGATCATTGCACTTACAGGCAAGTCACGTTTTTAGCATTTAATTTGTACCCGTTTCGTCTCCAGTTCTATAGTTGAAGGTccaagattcaaatttgatgtagCTTTCCTGAGTTTCACACACCAGATTCTGTACCCAAATAAGGTCAgatgttcaaaatgaacaCTTCAAAGGATACGAAATTTCTTTGCCGTGATTGGTTCACTTGGACGGTCATTCAGAACGCAAATCCAGGGCCGACTTTGAttgttcttgttttcaaaatcgTACGGAGTAGCATCAATTTCACTGAACAATTTTAGGCTGGCTCGAATTGAAAGCTTCACTGCCTGGAACCCTAAAAGCTAACAGTTTCGAAAACCTATTTGATGCAACTGTGGAAAGCATTTAGGGGTACCACTTGTATACAAGTTGAGATTTCATCAGTGTGTTTGTGTTTCAGGGTGAAACGGTGGGATATTCAAACCCTctaaatatttcaagtttttaacatttatttttgaactCAAAAAAAGTGTGAAAATTTAAAGAACATAAATAACCCTGATCCATAAGATTTGTctcttgtattttttttgtggttcaattttttctaaattttcttgagcattttaagttattttaaaatcatccaatgaaatgaaagttaTCTTTAAACTTCGGCACTACAGGATCAACAGATTCTGTGTAAAATCTCAAAAgacaatatcttttttttgttcttttaaaTCGCTTTTTCATGCCGTATGATAACATTCCTTGTAACTTTTGGGGAGCTAGAATATTGTTACAACAAATTGACTTAGCTTCACCAATTACCACGTCCAATCCTCCTCGTACATATATCCTTCCTTGGCTTGATTTTTGAACTTTAGGAATTCAAGGTTGTTACCCAACCTAGGTTGTGGCTTCAGGGTATCAATATGAAAGTGGTAAGCTGACCTTATTCAAATCCACCCTCAAATCCCCATAACTTTGTCTCAGGTCCCCGAATTTGTTCAGCAATGAGGCCGCTGTGCCTGCGAATTCTCCTACAGAGTCCTCCATGAGGTCTGCCACGATTCGCTCGGCCGCGGCAGCCGCCATTTCTCAATTGAGTGGCAAGGCCAACAAGAACGGGATCCAGAGCCAAATGGGATCGGATCTGGGAGATTTCTATTGAAGCGAGATCTGCGttgattggaatttgatggCTCCAGAGGAGTTCTCGAGAAAAATTCGTGGTTTGGTGTGACGTCCAAGATCGTTCCCAAGAATTTCATTCATCAGTTTTTATGGAATCTCTGTCGCTATTGGAACAATACTGTCCGATTCTATGTATGCGTTTTTTCATCTGCCTATGGTTGGAAGCAAAATATACCGTTGGAGATTTCTGTCTTTTAAGTTTGGACTACTTTTTGCAGCCCGGATCAGTTCCGAACCCAGACCCGCCTGAGggtcaaaaaaaacattaaagtCACACTTTGGAGCGGGtttgatgatttttctttgatccTTCTAATAATGTAGAAATAACCCGAA
This Tigriopus californicus strain San Diego chromosome 12, Tcal_SD_v2.1, whole genome shotgun sequence DNA region includes the following protein-coding sequences:
- the LOC131891985 gene encoding uncharacterized protein LOC131891985, producing the protein MGSYSSHYNMDLLRLSRPRHQPPFPNTPTEPLFPFPPPQGRVSGGGVGGGVGYYQARPDPYYGGMSRETYSALYRDDYMMHAAAAAVYRAELAAAAAALSPHAPPRSYMSYLAKFNIFPGMASGGPREESFHGRSPNLFSNEAAVPANSPTESSMRSATIRSAAAAAISQLSGKANKNGIQSQMGSDLGDFY